In Neisseria perflava, the DNA window TGTAATCATCTTTTGGTTACGCCGGTTATCGAGGCGCACAAGTACGGGCTGGATAACTGGCTCTTATCCCTAGTAGGCGGAACATTCGGCATTTGGCATGGTTTATCCAGTATTATTTTTTTAATCTGTACGATACTGGCAGCGATGTGCGTATGGAAATGGCCCGGGCCAAACTAAACTGTTTTAATAAAAGGCCGTCTGAAAATAAATCTTTCAGACGGCCCTTCTTATTTTGAAATCACGAATTATCTTGATTACTCAAATACAAGCCATAAAAAAATGCCCCGCATATCGCAGGGCATTTTTCACAAACCAATTAAGGTTTAGCGTAACCGTGAACGCCATTGTAAGGAGCTGGGATCCAACCTTCATCAGTAGCAGGCAATTCGCCTTGACCTTCGATAGTTTGGCCTGGAGCAACTTGACGAGTAACAACGCTGCGGATTTTAACATCAACGCGACGGTCAGGTTCGATACAAGCGATAAGAGCAGCACGTTTCTTAGCTTTAGAAACTTTTTTGCCCAGTTTAGCAACTTCAGCTTCACAAGTAGCAGTCATGCGAGCTTGAGATTCGCCCAGACCTACTGCAGAGATTTTGCTAGAAGCAACGCCATGACCTACCAAGTAGTTAGCAACTACGTTAGCACGACGCTCAGACAGAGCTTGGTTGTATTCTTCAGAACCCATGAAGTCAGTGTGACCTTCAACACGTACAGTTTCTACGTTTTTGTTGCTCAGGCGTTGAGCCAAAGCGTCCAGGTTTTCTTGAGCTTCAGGACGCAGGTTGTCTTTGTCGAAGCCGAACAGAGTTTTAGTAGACAGAGAAACAGTTTCATCAACATACTCAGGAGCTTGTTGTACAGGAGCAACTGCTTCACGATCACCACATTCAACACGGCCTTGGGTAGCTTTGTCGAAGTAGCTGTTTTTCCAGCATTCGCCGTAGTTGTTACGGACGATTTCTTGAGATTGGCTGCTTACGGTGTAACCGTGTTTGGTATGCGCTTCGCTGGCCATTGCGGTGCCAGAGGCAACCAAGGCAACGAACAATGCGCTTAATTTCAGCTGTTTGGTCATTTTATTCCCTCATCAAATTGTTATGCGGCGGACTAGGAAAGCAACCGCTGCAAAGTACCAATATACAGGCCGCAGTATCAAAACAGCGGCAAATCGGATATATCAGGTTGCACTATAAAGAAGCGCAAGGCAAACTGTCAATACTCGATGCCTTCAAACAATTATGAAGTGCCTGCTTCCTAGTAGTTAATCATGCCGAAAAATCAATCTTGTGTCATTAATTTAGGGCAAAATCAGCCAATTCACCCGCCCAAAGT includes these proteins:
- a CDS encoding OmpA family protein, encoding MTKQLKLSALFVALVASGTAMASEAHTKHGYTVSSQSQEIVRNNYGECWKNSYFDKATQGRVECGDREAVAPVQQAPEYVDETVSLSTKTLFGFDKDNLRPEAQENLDALAQRLSNKNVETVRVEGHTDFMGSEEYNQALSERRANVVANYLVGHGVASSKISAVGLGESQARMTATCEAEVAKLGKKVSKAKKRAALIACIEPDRRVDVKIRSVVTRQVAPGQTIEGQGELPATDEGWIPAPYNGVHGYAKP